CAATCCATTCGGGCTTTGAATATCGAATTGATTACAATATCgcagttattattatttcatctcttcgttttcgaaaaattcattAGAATTCTCGATCCACTCGTGGATATTTTTGTCAGAATAATTTGAGGGATGTAGCCCAACATCTTGATCGCTGGTCTCGTTAAATCGGTAATTATCGCTAATCTTTCAATGATCGAAGAACGAACACGTCGAACAGCCtcgatttatcgtacgaaagATCTATTTTTGTATGTTTCAGCGTGGCACACTCTTTAATCCTACTTAATTTTTCATGCCTTGGATTATCTGATATACTTTTAACGAATCTGGGAGATGTCTGGAATAATGTTTGCAAATGACGATATATTTCTTGTTTGTTTCCTTTTGCTCGATTTTTCTATCTTTGATCCTCTgtcacttttctttcttcacccttgtttcttctttcagcacAGGTTGCCTGATTCTTGAcatgtacatatgtattttttctgaCTGTCTCTATATCCTTTTTACATTCTGATGTTTATTATAATTGTAAGTTTTTTTGCACAGCGCACGAACACGTACACGATCCAAGCGAATTGACGAATTTTTTACTATTGTCTGTGCTGCTGGAACAAGATGTTTGGATGTACAAGTCAATTGGATAAATATCGTTCAATTTATCTGTCCTCTCGATCGATGGAGAAACATCCCTTTCATTAAACGACACGCGTTTCTTTTAATCGCTGCGCGACAAATTTTAAAAGATTTATAAACGATTAAAATATCGTTACAAACCTCcttttcgtcgaaaaatttacttttaccTTTCAGCGTTATTTAACAAATTGCTTGAGAAAAATCATTACTTCAATCGACAATTGAAAGATTGTCAAATCTTTGATCGTCGACTCAAATCGTTTTCCAAAGTATATACAGTTGCACAATTTAACGCAATTTAACTACTATGTTTCTAAATTCTATGAATTATAGTTCGTTTAGTTATcctttacaaaaatatacatatacctatataatatatacataccttGGAAAAACTTGACCGAAATTAAATATGTCAAATTctaagtatatttatttcataaaacGAACCCAGTCTTGCTCTTGAATgggattaaaatttaataacagaATTCAATAACAGAATTATCTCTCGGTCCGTTCTAAACCATAGTCATCGACCatttctctccttcttctcatTCCTCTAAGATAAACCAAAATTAATTTGATAAATGAATCGAACGTTCAATTAGTCCGATGTGTATCGAGACTTCTTGACCAGCAGTTTAcgattttcttcatttctgtctTATCTATCTAATTCTCTTCACTTTTCTCGTATGGTACTATAGTCTTAGATTTACGAGGCATCGCCTTTTGCCTAGATCTTTCTGTCTGATACCGTTTAAACGTTCGTAGCTTTTGGGGAAGTACATTGCGCTCTCATCCTCCCCAGGGAGGACGTAGTTCACGGAGTTATCGTGGCTGCAATAGTAGAATTTTCGTACTTACCACTCTTCCAATAACGGCGTCGCTCTTTATTGGAATACCAATTGGAATATCACGCCAACGCCTTTGGCGTAATGCTAATTatcgactcgattcgatcgcgattaaCGCCGAAATTGACGTGGCTAGATAACCCATAACGAATTGCGTGCCCCTTTTCGCAGAGAACGGACCATTCATCCGGTTATCCGAACTATACTTCTAGTTAATTTATCAGGAGGTCTAGAGCAGTAGATTCTCGATCCATGAAAAGTTCATTCTTGCACGCAATTGGAATATGCATATTCCAATTGGAAAAATTCATTTACCATCTTCGATGAAGATGAGCTTTACTAGATAACACTGTGTTACTTGAAAAATCATGGAAATCGAAGATCATCGTCTTGTCGATCGTGCTTGCATACTTCCGgttcgaaaaattgatcgattcgATTGTTGAGGAGTTCCACAGTGAACTGTACACACCTGCTGTTAAaaattgatactttctcaagcgCATCTTCGAAATATCCATAGGCGTAGTCTTCGCGTACGATGCACtaatcgatcgttcgcgtaaGCGTTCGCAGTATGCAACTCGCAACGCACAAGACGGTGCAGTTCTTCGCCGAAGAACTCTCCAGCATTGATtctcgtttaaaataaattatgttgTCGAAATAGCCGCCGATTGAAACTGGTTCGGAAACTTGTTCCAGACTCTCCGAACTTCGAATCGAATGTTCTCTGTTCTTGGACGCAGCTTCGGAACCGCCACCTCGGTttcaaaatcgaacgaaaattttcccAAAGAGGAGAGCAATAACGGCGTTACTGATATTCCAATTCGATTAtactatttttttaaacgaacgtaGAGGTATACGGTGTGTTCACAGGGAACAGTCACGGGTGAACACGTTCACCATGGGATTCGTGTACACGTGCGCTAGCCGTGTCTCCTTAAAATGTCGCATGACAGCCGGCAGTGTGCACGCTATTTGTTTGACGAGTCGAGAAACTCGGTTACTCCCTCACGGGACAGCCTATTGATCGCTTAATTATCCCGGCCACTTATTCAGCCTTTCTCTTTCCCGTTTAATTCCATCGCGAGACCGTGAAAAATCGATCCGACGAGATCGTTGCGCTTTTCATAGACCTGCCTTCGAATCTTAACGACAACATCTCTCGTAACACCGTCTGCGCAACATCCACGTTCGACTAACTCTCGAATAGATTTGTCAGAGGCGCGCACACTGCCGACTTTTTCTCTTCTATGAGGTTTCTTTCGAAACTTTGATCCCGCGCTGTTTCGTACGTTAATGtctcgtgtactttttccagagTGTCCCGACGGTCAGCAGCCATGCGACAACGGTGTCTGCATCAACAAAAACTTCTTCTGCGACAGCAACTTAGATTGCCACGACGGCAGCGACGAACGTGATTGCCGTAAGAACGTCTTTCATTCGGCGCAACATTCTATCAGTTTCCCAGCTTCTTTTCTCTTACACGACTCCGTAGAAATTGAACATTCGTTCTCTTTGCTCACCATTTAGAGCACAGTACTTCCGATCGACTCCTTACACCACAGACTTGTCAAGGAAATTTGTATTCAACACATACTCGATCCACGAGTCGAATCGCTTAACTCGgattacgaacgagtcgatgatGCACATCACTGGTTGTAGAGCAACCGCTTCTATCCAGCTACTCGTACTCAATTTAGACCGGAGTTTAGAACACAGACTTCTCCTCTATTCGACAAATATTGTACTTCGAAACGTTCTTTCTCCCaccagaccaaacccagattgtACAGAATCTTGAGAATTCTTCTCTATTTGACAGTGCTTCAGAGAATTCTACTTTAGTGCGCTCACACCCAATTCAATCGTACCCCAAACTCTAGAGGAACAGTTCCTCTTTGTCGAACAAATTTAGACCAGACTCTATACGGTTCAGACCCGCAGCATTGCGCTGAACTACGAACACTGTAGAGAATTCAGACcaatcgatcgaaaacgatgaacattgtaaaattgtttctctgatgtgaaaataattaaaatttcagcCGAGACCGGTGGGGGAGGTGGTACAGGTGGTCAGCCAGAAAAATGTCGTCAGGACGAGTTCACCTGTCGCGATGGAAGCTGCATTCCTCGCTCCGCTGTTTGTGACAACCGAAGGGACTGTCCTCAGGAAGACGACGAGACAAATTGTCCACATAGTAAGTCGAATAACGTGCAGAGAAACGATGCTtggaacgaaatgacgaaacgCGAAAGCGTCCCTAGACACTATAGGCATACGTAGTGCGGCCTGAAGCGTGTGACAACTGCTGCAAAAATCAATTGTCATCCGCGTCATCGGTCACGTGTACGGTGACGTTGAATGTTGACAATCTCTGGTTCAATTGTATACTCACTTTCTCCCGCGAAACGGTGTCCATCGTTCCAGACGTATGCCAAAAAGCGTTATTCCGAATGTGCAAATTATACTCTGTGGAACGTGTTTGGAGAATCATTTTGGTTATCCCGTAGAAATTCACTTCGAGAGGCTGAAACCGcgctttaaaataaatttatacctAAAATTGCATTAAATCTTACCGAATGTTCGTCCGATATGCAGGCTGCTCAAATCGTCACCGATCGATTCACTTTTCGaatgaaacacaaaatgtttacGTAATCTTGATCCTTtggtttaaaaatagcgcgaaattcaaatcggtgatgatcgggacactCTGTACTTCTTctctatttttttaaatcgaagatAAACGAACAACATCGAAGTTTGCGTACACCTTGAAGAAGGATGCTTTCAGCCCTCAAAGTAAATACTATGCAAGATAAACAGGTTGAACACGTTTCCACAAAGTCGTATCAAGTTCAAAGCGTTCACCTAAGGAACGTCTGATCATGTCGCAGCCGTTTTCACTAACTGTAAATACGCTCCACAATACCTTGCACCTTTGATCCAGTAGATCACGCAACGCACCAGGTGCATACACAATGTTTGGCTGTGACACGTCCGTCCACACCGCCTGCTAGAGGCAACGAACTGTGTCGCACCGAGTTTGTACGTGCACTATTTCAAATTGCTCTTCAGTCTGCCGGCAGGTGATCTTTCTTTCATCGGGTATACGAAGCAGGTGTTGGCGCCTGGTACTAATTAAAACGATAACTCGATATCGTAGTAGAAAAAAATCCCAAATGTCCGATCGAGCAAAGCTGGCCGGAGTCGTGACAAGTTTTCAACACCTCGATATTTCGGtttatcgaattatatttgCAAAATGGTAACGTGACTTCCAATATGCCTGGACTTCTAACCTGCCGCCAGTCTGAGGTGTACCTTGTACCACTCGCAGAGTGTGAATAATAGTCGCTCGGTCTTTTCGTACAGCGACTATGAAAACCGGAAACCCAGTAGTAAGTAATTCCTCCTGTCCAGGATTAACCTGAAAGGCGAATCGAGGGACTAAACACATCACAAAATCGAGCTCGTCCGCGTGCAAGCTGGTTCAGTTTCGGTTACTTCTAGGTATAAACACGTCGGATAGAACCTCCTCGAGGAGACATCCGGACACACTGACGGGGGGGATAACCCACGAGAACCAAGCTAGCAAGGGTTACAGCTCGAATAATCAACAACCGGCTAATCCGAGCACGTCCAGGATTTGTGCTCTCGATGATTTTGTTTGTGCTGACGGCACTTGCATCCCCGAAACACACCACTGCGACCATTTCTACGATTGCCGCGACTTTACCGACGAACAATATTGCTTCGGTTAGATCACTCGTAGACCTTGAAGATCTGTCGGCGTCCATCCTCCCTCTTCTAGACTCGTTCCCTGTGTATCCTGTGTCCCTTTTGTCAACCGAGGCCCTTGACGAATCACCCAGTTCGATAACCGAAGCGATCACTTTCTAATTGGACGCCGCAGATTCTCTAGGATCTGCACTGTTTTCTTTCAGTCTGTGTTAGCAGCCGAGTAGACGGTGTGTAGGTTGTTCGTGTAGAGATTTTAGTACTCGTCGCAGTCACACCCTGTAAAACTTAGTGCATCCATTGCTTGACGTGATCGATAGAAGAATCCTTATTGGTAGTTGTTTGGCGTAAACATTTCCGTGGCATGAGACACAGTATGTTTTCAAACTAGCGATAAATATAGAAAGGAAGGACACTTCGAGACGACGCGATAGTGTCCGTGGCGATCGTGAACACTCACACTCTTGATAATATTTCTAGAGCTGGTAAATGTCCTTCTTTTTGACAAACTTGCGTTAAAAACTTGTCTAGATGTAGCGATTACGTAGTCTCCGATTAATATTTGTATCATTCGTGTACATGCACAGAGAAGTCCAAAGGATATCGAGTGGGTACTCCGTTGTTTCTGACGTCACGAGGTATCGAGAATCGTTCAACGAGAATCCTTGGTTATTTCTCTGTGCGTGGTTACGGACATTTTACATTTACCAATGGTGTTAGTTCTAGGTACTTTGGTGGCCCGTGTTCTATTTGAATCCTTAGACCATTGTTCAAAGTGTAAAGATAGATCCTTATCTTGGTTCCATGATTGATTTATACGTATTTATCCCTCGTTCACGTTTATCATAACTGTATGACGATTTTATTGGCATGTCAAATTAACAATGTCTACAATATTACCTGGTGTACTTGTAGGATGTGGGAAAGATCAGTTCCAATGCGCAGACGGGAATTGCATTTGGTCTGATCAGAAGTGTAATGGTTACATAGACTGTGTCGATGGATCTGACGAGTCTGAAGACTGTGGTAAGTATTCATGTCACAATATTGTATTATCGTAAATTCTGGAACGAATGGATAAGtttagtgtgtgtgtgtgcacgtGAGAACGATCCTACGCAGGTGGATCGTTTGTTTATCATTTCAGCGACTACCCTAGAGGACTAGCACCTTCAGCCTATGTACTCTCACATCCCCTAAATGACCCTATCCTGAATAAAGAGAGTGGTGTGTCTCTGGACAAGAGTTTTCACGAGAGTTGTTATACATATAAATGAATGTCTTATGTGTGAAAACAATTGGTATACGACTGATTATTTAAGTAATATCTTTCTATTCGTTTTATCAGATCCAGATGTTCCTCACCCCATGCCTGGACGTTGTCCATCCGGTTACATCCAGTGCACCATCGACAAAAACTGTGTCCCTCAATCTTCCCTGTGTAATGGAGTTCCAGAGTGTAGGGACAGATCGGACGAAGAAAATTGCGGTAAACGAATGAACCGTGACACGAAAAGTTGTATACTTTTCGTTTAATTCAGCTTCGTTGACAGATctctttgtatttgtattttctataGACATATCTAAAGAACCGGCACACCTCAATCTCAAGACATACCCCAGCGAGCAAGTGATAAAAGAAAGTAAGTATAGGCAGCGTATACCGCGAAGCATTGTAAAGTTATCGAGGTAACGATTACTATGTCGAGcgtagaaaaatatacataatactAATGTAGTCCAAGTGTAAAGTGGTTGAGTGGTTTATTGATTTGAattttcgttatattttctTGCCTCGATCAGCCCCGGTGAAACAAGGTAAGATTTTTCTGAAAAACACTCGTAAATAATACTGTCTTGAATTGTGCATAATCACGATAcgcaaattatataaaaaaaaaaagagtgatTAACGTTCGAACGCGCTATCTCTGTTCCATCGCATTAAACGATATCACGTTGTTCATTAGCGGAAATTGATAAAACGTAATAGAaacgttttatttattcgaaacattccggttaaatatttgaatcattTACACCGTGGATCTGTGGAGGGATTAACGTTAATTAAATGTTACTCTGTACGCATTAtttgttaattaatttaatcgacATTTCCGAAAGTGTGACACTGTAGATATTTATTATGCACGAGCGGAACAATCTTGTTTTCGTGGAATGCAAATCGGGTAAAAACAGGTAGGGAATAGTGTACGGTGCCATCGGAGCCGAAATTATTATCCCCGGTGTTCGTTGCATTCGTATCTTTTAATTGTACTAAATACGAAACAGTGCTTCCAAACGCGATACAATTAATACAGTACAAGTAACAAATCATAACGCTACACTGGAAACGTTAACGTTGGTAAGAATTTTTCcggaaaatacaattttcctgCTATTGCTAGGTCGTGAAGTCGTCTTTCAATGTCGAGACGAGGGTCCTCTTCGGGTCAAGGTACGCTGGCTTCGCGATAATAATCTCCCTCTGCCACCTGACAGTCGAGACATCGATGGACGTCTAGAAATCCCAAATATCCAACTGGATCACGCGGGATCTTACATTTGCGAAGCTAAGGATTATCCTCCAAACACTCCAGGCCGACAAGTGACCGTctatctgaacgtggaaaagtGTAAGTGCCCGCACACCTATCTAACTCTCGAATGTTAAAGCAAGAGTAAAGACTTGGAACACTCGTGTCGCTCGGTTGGTCCGATTAGTGGAGATTCTATCGCAACAATGACACTCGTCGTTGGAACTTTAAATCTTTGATTCTGTGTCAAATCTAGAATCGATTGTCATCTGAAAATTGTTCTTTACAGTCGAACCACCGGCAACCAATGGCCCCCCAGTGTGTCATTACGATGAAGCAACTTGCAGCAACAGAGAGTG
The Ptiloglossa arizonensis isolate GNS036 chromosome 12, iyPtiAriz1_principal, whole genome shotgun sequence DNA segment above includes these coding regions:
- the LOC143153401 gene encoding uncharacterized protein LOC143153401; translation: MSQPFSLTVHTQCLAVTRPSTPPARGNELCRTEFVRALFQIALQSAGSRKKSQMSDRAKLAGVVTSFQHLDISVYRIIFAKCLRCTLYHSQSVNNSRSVFSYSDYENRKPSSINTSDRTSSRRHPDTLTGGITHENQASKGYSSNNQQPANPSTSRICALDDFVCADGTCIPETHHCDHFYDCRDFTDEQYCFG